One Amaranthus tricolor cultivar Red isolate AtriRed21 chromosome 10, ASM2621246v1, whole genome shotgun sequence genomic window carries:
- the LOC130825103 gene encoding F-box protein At3g58530, with amino-acid sequence MENNFNGKGGDPQQLQWTTETLPKVFTIVSSTLPQRDLISLLVVSPWLYHSLSSHSSLWQVLDFHEMNNAGNRLLAALSLPRYKNVKQINLEFAQDIGDNHLELIRNKCPSSLMNLEILNLNGCQKISDKGVEAITSACSHLRVFSIYWNLRVTDVGVQHLVKNCKHVTDLNFSGCKNISDKSMQLVADAYPELESLNITRCIKLSDGGLQYILLQCTSLKSLNLYALCGFTDTVYKNMSLLPHLRFLDLCGAQNLSDQGLMCIAKCSCLVYLNLTWCVRVTDVGVKAIAEGCTFLELLSLFGIVGVTDESLEALAKTCSGTLKTLDVNGCINIQRRTREKLLQLFPLLECFKVHS; translated from the exons ATGGAGAACAACTTCAATGGAAAGGGAGGAGATCCACAACAACTTCAATGGACGACAGAAACTTTGCCTAAAGTTTTCACCATTGTTAGTTCTACTCTTCCTCAACGCGACCTTATTTCTCTCTTAGTCGTCAGTCCATGGCTTTATCACTCTCTCTCTTCCCATTCTTCTCTGTGGCAG GTTCTTGATTTTCATGAGATGAACAATGCTGGTAATCGGCTCTTAGCCGCTCTTTCTCTG CCTAGGTATAAAAATGTGAAGCAAATAAACCTTGAATTTGCACAAGACATTGGGGATAATCATCTTGAATTGATCAGAAATAAG TGCCCCAGCTCTCTTATGAACCTAGAGATCCTGAACTTGAATGGATGCCAGAAGATTTCTGATAAAGGAGTTGAAGCCATAACTAGTGCATGTTCACATTTGAGAGTCTTTTCGATATACTGGAATTTGAG GGTAACAGATGTTGGCGTGCAGCATCTAGTAAAGAATTGCAAACATGTTACTGATTTAAATTTCAGTGGCTGTAAG AATATCTCAGACAAGAGTATGCAGCTTGTTGCTGACGCATATCCAGAACTGGAATCATTGAACATTACGAG GTGCATCAAGCTCAGTGATGGTGGCTTGCAGTACATACTACTCCAATGTACCTCTCTAAAGAGTCTTAATTTGTATGCCTTGTGTGG TTTTACAGACACAGTTTACAAGAATATGTCACTTCTTCCTCATCTTAGATTCTTGGATCTCTGCGGAGCTCAA AATCTGTCTGATCAAGGACTAATGTGCATAGCTAAATGCAGTTGTTTGGTTTACCTTAACCTCACATG GTGTGTACGTGTTACAGATGTAGGAGTCAAAGCTATAGCAGAAGGATGCACCTTTCTTGAACTGCTAAG TTTGTTCGGAATTGTGGGGGTGACTGATGAGAGTCTTGAAGCACTCGCTAAAACATGTTCAGGTACACTTAAAACACTCGATGTGAATGGCTGCATAAACATTCAG AGAAGAACCCGTGAAAAACTTCTCCAATTGTTTCCGCTTTTAGAGTGCTTTAAAGTGCACAGCTAA
- the LOC130825100 gene encoding carbon catabolite repressor protein 4 homolog 1-like has translation MLSVIRVHIPSDIPIVGCELSPYVLLRKQDKTIFSEDVPETAPIDGHFLRYKWYRVQSDKKVDVCYVHPTEQATIQCIGCIKGKIPAAKSYHCSSKCFLDAWQHHRVLHERAANALNENGAEDEELYGRFNSSGSGVTNTGLTPSASNLSLNNGSTPLYPTAVTQRSGGETWFEVGYSKTYTPSADDIGHVLKFECVVIDADTKQTVGHPMTLTTSRVIPAPTPTPRRMISVSGMDVIGPFDSDGRVASSGTFTVLSYNILADSYATSDTYSYCPSWALSWPYRRQNLLREIVGYRADIVCLQEVQHDHFEEFFAPELDKHGYQALYKRKTSEVTQAGDGCATFFRRDRFSHVKKYEVEFNKAAQSLTDAVVPITQKKTALYRLVKDNVALIAVLEAKFTHHGVDTPGKRQLFCVANTHVNVQQEHKDVKLWQVHTLLKGLEKISASGDIPMLVCGDFNSTPGSAPHALLAMGKVDPFHPDLAVDPLGILRPHTKLAHQLPLVSAYSSFARGISPSLEQQRRRMDSSTNEPLFTNCTRDIIGTHDYIFYTADFLTVESLLELLDEESLRKDTALPSPEWSSDHIALLAEFRCKPRIRR, from the exons atgCTGAGTGTGATTAGGGTGCATATTCCGTCCGACATTCCCATTGTAGGTTGCGAACTTTCTCCTTATGTTTTGCTTCGGAAACAGGATAAGACCATTTTTTCTGAGGATGTTCCTGAAACTGCTCCCATTGATGGCCATTTTTTGAGATACAAGTG GTATCGTGTACAGAGTGACAAAAAAGTTGATGTGTGTTATGTGCATCCAACTGAGCAAGCGACTATACAGTGCATTGGCTGTATAAAGGGCAAGATTCCTGCTGCTAAAAGCTACCATTGCTCTTCGAAGTGCTTTCTAGATGCTTGGCAGCATCACCGTGTACTGCATGAACGTGCTGCCAATGCTTTGAATGAGAATGGAgctgaagatgaagaattgtATGGACGCTTCAATAGCTCTGGCTCTGGAGTCACTAACACTGGTTTGACTCCATCTGCATCAAATCTCAGTTTGAATAATGGATCAACTCCTCTATATCCTACTGCTGTTACACAAAGGAGTGGCGGTGAAACTTGGTTTGAAGTCGGGTATTCTAAGACATATACCCCTTCAGCTGATGATATTGGTCACGTACTGAAATTTGAATGTGTTGTCATAGATGCTGATACAAAGCAAACAGTTGGACACCCCATGACTTTGACCACATCTCGTGTCATCCCTGCACCTACACCAACTCCACGCCGCATGATTTCAGTTAGTGGGATGGATGTGATTGGGCCTTTCGATTCAGATGGACGTGTTGCGTCTTCAGGAACTTTTACTGTGCTTTCTTATAACATATTGGCAGACTCTTATGCCACAAGTGATACATATAGTTATTGTCCCTCATGGGCCCTTTCTTGGCCATACCGTAGACAAAATCTGTTGCGAGAAATTGTGGGATATCGTGCTGACATTGTTTGTCTTCAAGAG GTTCAACACGATCattttgaagaattttttgCTCCTGAGCTTGACAAACATGGCTACCAAGCTCTGTATAAGAGAAAAACATCAGAG GTCACACAAGCAGGTGATGGGTGTGCAACATTTTTCCGTAGAGACAGATTTTCTCATGTTAAAAAATACGAG GTTGAATTTAATAAGGCTGCTCAATCTCTAACAGACGCTGTAGTTCCTATTACCCAGAAGAAAACTGCTCTGTATAGACTTGTTAAG GATAATGTTGCACTAATAGCTGTACTGGAAGCAAAATTTACTCATCATGGCGTTGATACTCCTGGAAAGAGACAGCTTTTTTGTGTT GCAAATACACATGTAAATGTGCAGCAAGAACATAAGGACGTCAAACTCTGGCAG GTCCATACTTTGTTGAAGGGGTTGGAAAAGATATCTGCCAGCGGTGATATCCCAATGTTAGTGTGTGGAGACTTTAATTCAACTCCTGGAAG TGCTCCTCATGCTCTTCTTGCAATGGGTAAAGTTGATCCATTTCATCCTGATTTAGCAGTGGACCCTTTGGGAATATTGCGGCCTCATACAAAGCTTGCGCATCAGCTGCCCTTG GTCAGTGCATATTCGTCCTTTGCAAGAGGGATCAGTCCATCTTTAGAGCAGCAAAGGCGAAGAATGGATTCTTCTACAAATGAGCCTTTGTTCACAAATTGCACGAGAGATATTATTGGGACTCACGATTACATATTTTACACAG CTGACTTTTTGACGGTAGAATCCTTACTTGAACTATTGGATGAAGAAAGCTTACGGAAGGATACAGCTCTTCCTTCTCCGGAGTGGTCTTCTGATCATATTGCACTGTTAGCTGAATTTCGTTGCAAACCAAGAATCAGACGTTAG